A portion of the bacterium genome contains these proteins:
- a CDS encoding SCP2 sterol-binding domain-containing protein, whose translation MSTPKEIFEQKIPEKLKTNADKLASNNAIYEFNITGDGGGVWSIDLSGPDKKVVSGSTGNAKCTVTVAASDFSDMIDGKLNPQMAFMTGKLKVAGDMGLALKLGAILG comes from the coding sequence ATGTCGACCCCCAAAGAGATCTTCGAACAGAAAATTCCAGAAAAGCTTAAGACTAATGCGGATAAGTTGGCGTCAAATAATGCGATTTATGAGTTCAATATCACTGGGGATGGCGGCGGTGTCTGGTCGATCGATCTCTCCGGCCCGGACAAGAAGGTGGTTTCCGGCTCCACCGGCAACGCCAAGTGCACCGTCACGGTGGCGGCCAGCGATTTCTCCGACATGATCGACGGGAAGCTCAATCCCCAAATGGCTTTCATGACCGGCAAGCTCAAGGTCGCCGGCGACATGGGGTTGGCACTGAAGCTCGGGGCCATACTCGGCTAG
- a CDS encoding succinate dehydrogenase/fumarate reductase iron-sulfur subunit, which yields MSGKKLNLTLKVWRQKDRNSKGKLVTYPVKDISTDMSFLEMLDVLNEELTQKNEEPVAFDHDCREGICGMCSLMINGQAHGPDRETTTCQLHMRRFKDGDTIVVEPWRAKAFPIVKDLVTDRTAFDRVISAGGYASVNVGNAQDANGILVGKEKADQAMDAAACIGCGACVASCKNASAMLFVGAKVTHFAKLPQGQPERARRVQKMVAQMDAEGFGACTNTYECEAACPAGIKIATIATLNRELLKAAFASQDEEQQAEGNG from the coding sequence ATGAGCGGCAAGAAATTGAATTTAACGCTCAAGGTCTGGCGACAAAAGGACCGGAATTCCAAAGGCAAGCTCGTCACCTATCCGGTCAAGGATATCTCGACCGACATGTCCTTCCTCGAGATGCTCGACGTGCTCAACGAAGAGCTCACCCAAAAGAACGAGGAGCCGGTGGCCTTCGACCACGATTGCCGCGAGGGCATCTGCGGGATGTGCAGCCTGATGATCAACGGCCAAGCCCACGGTCCCGACCGCGAGACCACGACTTGCCAACTCCACATGCGGCGCTTCAAGGATGGCGACACCATCGTCGTCGAGCCCTGGCGGGCCAAGGCCTTCCCCATCGTCAAGGACCTGGTCACCGACCGCACGGCCTTCGACCGGGTCATCAGCGCCGGCGGCTATGCCTCGGTCAACGTGGGCAACGCTCAGGACGCCAATGGCATCTTGGTCGGAAAGGAAAAGGCCGACCAGGCGATGGATGCCGCGGCCTGCATCGGCTGCGGGGCCTGCGTGGCCTCCTGCAAGAACGCCTCGGCCATGCTCTTCGTCGGCGCCAAGGTCACCCATTTCGCCAAGCTTCCCCAGGGCCAGCCCGAGCGGGCTCGCCGCGTTCAAAAGATGGTGGCGCAAATGGACGCCGAGGGTTTCGGCGCCTGCACCAACACCTACGAGTGCGAAGCCGCCTGCCCGGCCGGCATCAAGATCGCCACCATCGCCACCCTCAACCGCGAGCTCCTCAAGGCGGCCTTCGCCAGTCAGGACGAGGAGCAGCAGGCTGAGGGAAACGGGTAG
- a CDS encoding DUF2752 domain-containing protein translates to MTVFAAAVFLPSAWVEGLPLCAFRFLSGWDCPGCGLTRSFIAFFHGHWGESIRLNAAAPALAVYFAVRGGEAIYRGLRGRRPSWYSPEGTRWITALFGVLIFGQWIYKSGLHLYHLI, encoded by the coding sequence ATGACAGTGTTCGCCGCCGCCGTTTTTTTGCCGTCCGCCTGGGTTGAAGGACTACCGCTTTGCGCGTTCCGCTTCCTCAGCGGTTGGGATTGCCCCGGCTGCGGCCTGACCCGTTCCTTCATCGCCTTCTTTCATGGGCACTGGGGCGAAAGCATTCGGCTCAACGCCGCGGCGCCGGCCTTGGCGGTCTACTTCGCGGTTCGAGGGGGGGAGGCGATATATCGGGGCTTGCGGGGGCGGCGGCCAAGCTGGTACAGCCCCGAGGGAACGCGGTGGATCACCGCCTTATTCGGAGTTTTAATTTTCGGCCAATGGATCTATAAATCCGGCCTGCATTTGTATCACTTAATCTAA
- a CDS encoding succinate dehydrogenase cytochrome b subunit, giving the protein MSWLSSALTSSVGRKWVMGLTGFFLIGFTLIHLAGNLLLYVGDGAYNHYAHSLHANPSLVLVAEIILLILFGAHIVLGFQLTIANRRARPEAYEMRRSKQGNTKATPSATMYVTGALVLGFILLHLADFRFHLHNPGPEGEEPFVKALRLLQDPITASVYFLGSLLLGWHLWHGFQSAFQSLGLRHPKYTPFIRKFGVALAILLGLGFASFPVWAYLKKFGVLP; this is encoded by the coding sequence TTGAGCTGGCTAAGTAGCGCCCTGACCTCGAGCGTGGGACGAAAGTGGGTCATGGGCCTGACCGGTTTCTTCTTGATCGGCTTCACGCTGATTCATCTGGCGGGCAATCTCCTGCTCTACGTCGGCGACGGAGCCTACAATCATTACGCTCATAGCCTCCATGCCAATCCCAGCCTGGTTCTGGTGGCCGAAATCATCTTGCTGATCCTGTTCGGCGCGCACATCGTCCTGGGATTTCAGCTGACCATCGCCAATCGCCGGGCCCGCCCCGAAGCTTATGAAATGCGGCGCTCCAAGCAGGGCAACACCAAGGCCACGCCTTCGGCGACGATGTACGTCACCGGCGCCTTGGTCCTGGGCTTCATCCTGCTTCACTTGGCCGACTTCCGTTTCCACCTCCACAATCCGGGGCCGGAGGGCGAAGAGCCCTTCGTCAAGGCCCTGCGCTTGTTGCAGGATCCGATCACCGCCTCGGTTTACTTTTTGGGCAGCCTTTTGCTCGGATGGCATTTGTGGCACGGCTTTCAGAGCGCCTTCCAATCGCTGGGCCTGCGTCATCCCAAATACACGCCCTTCATCCGCAAGTTCGGGGTCGCCCTCGCCATTCTGCTCGGCTTGGGCTTCGCCTCCTTCCCGGTCTGGGCCTACTTGAAGAAGTTCGGGGTGTTGCCATGA
- a CDS encoding fumarate reductase/succinate dehydrogenase flavoprotein subunit, whose amino-acid sequence MSQVLDSKVPSGPLDQKWTKCKNEMKLVSPTNKRKYDIIVVGTGLAGGAAAASLGELGYNVKAFCFQDSPRRAHSIAAQGGINAAKNYQNDGDSVGRLFYDTIKGGDFRAREANVYRLAEVSANIIDQCVAQGVPFAREYGGTLANRTFGGVLVSRTFYARGQTGQQLLLGAYASLMRQADRGKVKLYPRQEMLDLVVVDGVARGIITRNLVTGALEKHDGHAVLLCTGGYSNVFYLSTNAKGCNATAIWRAHKRGAFFANPCFTQIHPTSIPVHGDYQSKLTLMSESLRNDGRVWVPRQAGDKRSPAGIPEAERDYYLERKYPTYGNMVPRDVASRNAKSVCDEGRGVGETGQAVYLDFADAIKRDGKETIRQKYGNLFHMYEKITAENPYETPMKIYPAPHYTMGGLWVDYHLESNLPGLFVLGEANFSDHGANRLGASALMQGLADGYFIAPYTVGNHLASRKLEKVTTSHPAFEEALNGVKSQIDRFLKANGTRSVDSYHRELGRIMWDYCGMSRNAAGLNQAIAKIQALRKDFYANVRIPGSGNEFNQSLEQAGRVADFFDLGELMCRDALNRCESCGGHFREESQTEENEAKRDDEKFRYVAAWGYQGEGKEPVLHKEPLEFEAVHLAQRSYK is encoded by the coding sequence ATGAGTCAGGTTCTCGATTCCAAAGTTCCTTCGGGCCCGCTCGACCAGAAATGGACCAAGTGCAAAAACGAGATGAAGCTGGTCAGCCCGACCAACAAGCGCAAATACGACATCATCGTCGTCGGCACCGGCTTGGCCGGCGGCGCGGCCGCGGCCTCGCTGGGCGAGCTCGGCTACAACGTCAAGGCTTTCTGTTTTCAAGATAGCCCCCGCCGGGCCCACAGCATCGCGGCCCAGGGCGGCATCAACGCGGCCAAGAACTACCAAAACGACGGCGACAGCGTCGGCCGCCTCTTCTACGACACGATCAAGGGCGGCGACTTCCGGGCCCGGGAGGCCAACGTCTATCGCTTGGCCGAGGTCAGCGCCAACATCATCGACCAATGCGTGGCCCAAGGCGTGCCTTTCGCCCGGGAATACGGCGGCACCTTGGCCAACCGCACCTTCGGCGGCGTCCTGGTCTCCCGCACCTTCTACGCCCGCGGTCAGACCGGCCAGCAGCTCCTGCTCGGGGCCTACGCCAGCTTGATGCGCCAGGCCGATCGCGGCAAGGTCAAGCTCTACCCTCGCCAGGAAATGCTCGACTTGGTGGTCGTCGACGGCGTCGCCCGCGGCATCATCACCCGCAACTTGGTGACCGGAGCCTTGGAAAAGCACGACGGCCACGCCGTCCTGCTCTGCACCGGCGGCTACAGCAACGTCTTCTACCTCTCGACCAACGCCAAGGGCTGCAATGCCACCGCGATCTGGCGGGCTCACAAGCGCGGAGCCTTTTTCGCCAACCCCTGCTTCACCCAGATCCACCCGACCAGCATCCCGGTCCACGGCGATTACCAGTCCAAGCTGACCTTGATGAGCGAGAGCTTGCGCAACGACGGCCGGGTTTGGGTCCCGCGTCAAGCCGGCGACAAGCGGTCGCCGGCCGGCATCCCCGAAGCCGAGCGCGATTATTACCTCGAGCGGAAGTATCCGACTTACGGCAACATGGTGCCCCGTGACGTGGCTTCGCGGAACGCCAAATCGGTTTGCGACGAGGGTCGGGGGGTCGGCGAGACCGGTCAAGCGGTCTATTTGGATTTCGCCGACGCCATCAAGCGCGACGGCAAGGAAACCATCCGGCAGAAGTACGGCAACCTCTTCCACATGTACGAGAAGATCACCGCCGAGAACCCTTACGAGACGCCGATGAAGATCTACCCGGCGCCCCACTACACGATGGGCGGCCTCTGGGTGGACTATCATTTGGAAAGCAACCTGCCCGGCCTCTTCGTCCTGGGCGAGGCCAATTTCTCGGACCACGGCGCCAACCGGCTCGGGGCCAGCGCCCTGATGCAGGGCTTGGCCGACGGCTATTTCATCGCGCCCTACACCGTGGGCAATCATCTGGCCAGCCGCAAGCTCGAGAAGGTCACGACCTCGCACCCGGCCTTCGAGGAAGCCTTGAACGGCGTGAAAAGCCAGATCGACCGCTTCCTCAAAGCCAATGGCACCCGCTCGGTCGACAGCTACCACCGAGAGCTGGGGCGAATCATGTGGGACTACTGCGGCATGTCGCGGAATGCGGCCGGATTGAATCAGGCGATCGCGAAGATCCAGGCCCTGCGCAAGGACTTCTACGCCAACGTCCGCATCCCCGGCAGCGGCAACGAATTCAACCAAAGCCTGGAGCAGGCCGGCCGGGTCGCCGACTTCTTCGACCTGGGCGAGCTGATGTGCCGAGACGCCCTCAACCGCTGCGAGTCCTGCGGCGGTCACTTCCGCGAGGAAAGCCAGACCGAGGAGAACGAGGCCAAGCGCGACGACGAGAAATTCCGCTACGTCGCCGCCTGGGGATATCAGGGCGAGGGCAAGGAGCCGGTCTTGCACAAGGAGCCGCTCGAGTTCGAAGCCGTCCATCTAGCCCAAAGGAGTTACAAATGA